A DNA window from Entelurus aequoreus isolate RoL-2023_Sb linkage group LG24, RoL_Eaeq_v1.1, whole genome shotgun sequence contains the following coding sequences:
- the cfap263 gene encoding coiled-coil domain-containing protein 113 isoform X2 translates to MEGKPSLMEKNIPQGRQELVDARVQQRRCSNAALLAENEIFERFITRMDPQELLLTEHESLGVEKTTESKGQEWGRRSQCNLPDGLLQLTLEQKLCVVQREVAEVIKDKEKHRETFERTKDNYKASLKEIEIQRADIRRSKNELEDAMMKISNLREPEKVLQYIRSKQATQCETLKLKIQAQKRQEKKLQQQLQEKRDMGKAGLEDIFMEYSEPIIDANIGELRIKLLQAQRVLNSHQEALHGVTQESVELSSDITRRKKMLQKIEQEILRAEEERLKAEGVNKQLRRLMSEYQAPDVSQYMHIKDEHKKLQQSVHAWQRKVGVAEMTSKTKSWKQPRGTAVDSADVGTVKLPHIA, encoded by the exons ATGGAGGGAAAACCGTCCCTAATGGAGAAGAACATTCCACAGGGACGACAAGAACTCGTCGACGCTCGTGTACAACAGCGACG ATGTTCCAACGCAGCACTCTTGGCAGAGAATGAGATTTTTGAACGTTTTATCACCCGCATGGACCCTCAGGAACTCTTGTTGACCGAGCATGAGAGTCTGGGAGTAGAGAAAACCACTGAGAGCAAG GGTCAAGAATGGGGGCGGAGATCTCAGTGCAACTTGCCCGATGGCCTTTTGCAGCTAACATTGGAACAGAAACTCTGCGTGGTGCAGAGGGAAGTAGCAGAGGTGATAAAAGACAAAGAGAAGCACAGAGAAACATTTGAGAGAACCAAGGACAACTACAAG GCCTCCCTGAAAGAAATAGAAATACAGCGTGCAGATATTCGCAGGTCCAAGAATGAATTGGAAGATGCAATGATGAAGATCTCAAACTTGAGAGAACCAGAGAAGGTGCTCCAGTACATCAGGAGTAAG CAAGCTACCCAGTGTGAGACTTTGAAACTAAAGATCCAAGCCCAGAAGCGGCAGGAGAAGAAGCTCCAGCAGCAGCTGCAGGAGAAGCGAGACATGGGAAAAGCAGGACTTGAG GACATTTTCATGGAGTACAGCGAGCCGATAATCGACGCCAACATTGGAGAGCTCCGAATCAAACTTTTGCAAGCGCAGCGTGTCCTCAACTCTCACCAG GAAGCACTTCATGGTGTGACACAGGAGTCCGTAGAGCTGAGCAGTGACATCACCAGGAGGAAGAAGATGCTTCAGAAAATTGAGCAGGAGATACTGCGTGCTGAAGAG GAACGTTTGAAGGCCGAGGGCGTCAACAAGCAGCTGCGTCGCCTGATGTCAGAGTACCAGGCGCCTGACGTTTCCCAATACATGCACATCAAGGACGAACACAAGAAGCTGCAGCAGAGCGTTCACGCTTGGCAGAGGAAGGTTGGAGTTGCTGAG ATGACCTCAAAGACGAAATCCTGGAAGCAACCCAGAGGCACTGCTGTAGACAGTGCAGATGTTGGCACAGTGAAGCTGCCACACATAGCATAG
- the cfap263 gene encoding coiled-coil domain-containing protein 113 isoform X1 → MEGKPSLMEKNIPQGRQELVDARVQQRRCSNAALLAENEIFERFITRMDPQELLLTEHESLGVEKTTESKGQEWGRRSQCNLPDGLLQLTLEQKLCVVQREVAEVIKDKEKHRETFERTKDNYKASLKEIEIQRADIRRSKNELEDAMMKISNLREPEKVLQYIRSKQATQCETLKLKIQAQKRQEKKLQQQLQEKRDMGKAGLEDIFMEYSEPIIDANIGELRIKLLQAQRVLNSHQFPFKMCGQEALHGVTQESVELSSDITRRKKMLQKIEQEILRAEEERLKAEGVNKQLRRLMSEYQAPDVSQYMHIKDEHKKLQQSVHAWQRKVGVAEMTSKTKSWKQPRGTAVDSADVGTVKLPHIA, encoded by the exons ATGGAGGGAAAACCGTCCCTAATGGAGAAGAACATTCCACAGGGACGACAAGAACTCGTCGACGCTCGTGTACAACAGCGACG ATGTTCCAACGCAGCACTCTTGGCAGAGAATGAGATTTTTGAACGTTTTATCACCCGCATGGACCCTCAGGAACTCTTGTTGACCGAGCATGAGAGTCTGGGAGTAGAGAAAACCACTGAGAGCAAG GGTCAAGAATGGGGGCGGAGATCTCAGTGCAACTTGCCCGATGGCCTTTTGCAGCTAACATTGGAACAGAAACTCTGCGTGGTGCAGAGGGAAGTAGCAGAGGTGATAAAAGACAAAGAGAAGCACAGAGAAACATTTGAGAGAACCAAGGACAACTACAAG GCCTCCCTGAAAGAAATAGAAATACAGCGTGCAGATATTCGCAGGTCCAAGAATGAATTGGAAGATGCAATGATGAAGATCTCAAACTTGAGAGAACCAGAGAAGGTGCTCCAGTACATCAGGAGTAAG CAAGCTACCCAGTGTGAGACTTTGAAACTAAAGATCCAAGCCCAGAAGCGGCAGGAGAAGAAGCTCCAGCAGCAGCTGCAGGAGAAGCGAGACATGGGAAAAGCAGGACTTGAG GACATTTTCATGGAGTACAGCGAGCCGATAATCGACGCCAACATTGGAGAGCTCCGAATCAAACTTTTGCAAGCGCAGCGTGTCCTCAACTCTCACCAG ttccccttcaaaatGTGTGGACAGGAAGCACTTCATGGTGTGACACAGGAGTCCGTAGAGCTGAGCAGTGACATCACCAGGAGGAAGAAGATGCTTCAGAAAATTGAGCAGGAGATACTGCGTGCTGAAGAG GAACGTTTGAAGGCCGAGGGCGTCAACAAGCAGCTGCGTCGCCTGATGTCAGAGTACCAGGCGCCTGACGTTTCCCAATACATGCACATCAAGGACGAACACAAGAAGCTGCAGCAGAGCGTTCACGCTTGGCAGAGGAAGGTTGGAGTTGCTGAG ATGACCTCAAAGACGAAATCCTGGAAGCAACCCAGAGGCACTGCTGTAGACAGTGCAGATGTTGGCACAGTGAAGCTGCCACACATAGCATAG